One Pectinophora gossypiella chromosome 10, ilPecGoss1.1, whole genome shotgun sequence genomic window, gttttcatcgttttcagcgatcctaactttacattttttatgaaaaatttcgGGATTTCGcaggattgatatttccaatccgcgcgggatctcgaatttgcgatctcgagtcgggattgcattccctaagtGAAGAGAGCCTTACAATAAGTATGTGATGAACATGCAGTAGTGAGTAATGATGTAGCATCGCAACATCGGCGGTCGCAAGACTTGAGTCATGTCCTTCAATATTTTCCTCCATCCCGTGAAAGTGTCATGCATTAGGATAAATGATGGCATCGTCATTGATGTCACCTAAAACAACAATCATCTGTAAGCGGTTATTATAGAGGgcgttagttacatcgtaacgaaaaatgattgagaccatgattcagagttgatatcaagtggaattttccgtcacaaaagcatggaactgaaaataattttaaaaaacactaaaattttcatgaattttccaagaggaaaatccacttgatatcaactcagaatcatagtctgaatcatccccctcagtatttgttacgataccactaacaccctatctacttgtatggctacttgtatgtatttgtgcagtgtaagtgacatcgtaacaaatactgagaggggtgattcagatgattattctgagttaatatcaagtggaattttctatcgcaacaGGATATAATTGACCACTTTATATtgactctgaatcatggtctgaaacatccccttcagtattctttacgacgTCACTATctaaaatggtcgagccaactgtattagtgaaaactgcacttaagataaattactaaCTCAAGTTTGAACTGGTGGAAGTTgggtaccggggttcgagccGGAGAAAATCTCGGAGGTAGGCAGATGATGGTACAAACAAAACTTCTAATAAACACCTCTTACCGGATAGTCTTCTGgcattttcttattattaatagcATAAATCTTGGCTAAGATTGGCATTGCCGCGTGAGGACCCCTCTTTGCTAGTATGAACCTTGGACTTTCAGgtaagtagaatagaatagcgGTTCCTATTATCCCAGGGATACCCCAGACCCACATGAAGACACGCCATGGCCTCACTAATAGAGGCCCCAAGTTGAAACTCCAGCTACCACTAATGACTATCCAGGCAATACCTGGAAAATACATTGGCGACAATCAGGAATAATacgacgtatagaacggcagccGTGGTTAGCCAGTTGGtcgaatgcttgcctctcactctgaggtcgcaggttcgaatccagcacaggcctaaaccaataatagtcgaatttgtttccgaattcatgtttggatcataaatgatcacgtgctcagcggtaaaggaaaacatcgtaaagaaacccacatttccgagaaatgcattttcagaggtatgtgacctaacctgtattggcctggttttcccttcgtgggttggaagggcagacaggcagtcggttctgtaaaaaactggacctgtcaaatcttcaggctagatAAACGGGCCTtgtgaaaaatggaataatTCTGCGGAGATGATGAAATACTTAAAGAagcgtttacaagatctcgacgcaaagcgccaaatacggaagactcgactaAAAACCACCTTTAAGTACATACTCAAGTCGTCTGGCCAGCTTTATTAAATGCCGGGTGACCGGACCTTAAAGTCGAGATTCGGTTTTGCcggccacatcagagcccaccacaacaacgacccgggataaaTATTGAGGAGTCGCCGTCACTGGATatggtttggacgacatgatgatgatgacaaataCATAGCGGGATGTGACTTACCaggaaaaattatgaaattgatcTGATCACTGGCAACTGCTATCAATATGGCTACATCTCTATGCTTTTTACTGTGCAATTCACCAAGATAGACTAACACTGTACCCGCTGATGCTGAAACTCTGGAAAAAAAggattaaataattatcattgtGGTCCGGTGGTTCAATATGTCCCTAccggtatttttttttggtgatgatgggtttgctcttggccccagattggcgaggcctaagatggagctcgctaggccagaaggtgtctgttcactctggccttgaaagcacccgggttatatgcattcggaaatacagaagatggcagagaattccactgcTTAGgtatttgaacctgggacctccggatcgtgagcccaacgctcaaccactgggctacGGAGGcggtcatacatacataaacggatATGGCACTGCcagaagtaatcaaagacaacttgcaacaaCTCAACTATTGATTCAAAGCCATAAGATGGATATGGCAACTTTATGGCGATGAAGGTATCGTCTTCCTAATACCCGTCACTTAGTCCATCATgtcagaataaaataataataaataaatcttacaaACATCCAACTATGACTCTCAAGATAAACATTGGCCAGAAAAGCGTACAGATTGAGGAAAGCATGGATGTAACGATAGtcccaattagggtaggcaGCATGATCTTGCGTCTGCCGTATTGGTCCACTATAAGGCCCCATAAGATGGACATACCCACTATACCTgaaacgaaaagaaaaaaaaacttaccatACTTCCACAAGAGCCacttgcccggccaagtagtcctCTCTCTTCAACTTAAGAAGCATGCTCACAACAGCCCTCAAGTTGgcgtcttagggtggtattaataaggaataatactacatacataacagcctccatggtctagtggttagagcgttaggctcacgatctggaggtccgggttcgattcccgatggggacattgtcgaaatcactttgtgagactgtcctttgtttggtaaggacttttcaggcttgaatcacctgattgtccgaaaaagtaagatgattccgtgcttcggagggcacgttaagccgtcggtcccggctattagccgtaaaaaacacctccaccaacccgcagtggagcagcgtggtggagtatgctccataccccctccggttgattgaggggaggcctgtgcccagcagtgggacgtatataggcagtttataatactacatatagaacggcaactctccgctccctaccagcgTCTGAACAAGGTTTATCTTTCCCCACACCCCCTTTAGACATAGTTTACAcatgaatcgtatggcgtcagacgtcacacataggTACAGACGCGCGCGCGTGTACGATTAAgacaatgtgtggtgtctgtctAAAACGATGTTGtttctatgaagtgtccggggtgtgctaaggGTTAGGTAATaatgctctttttacataagttttgcatCACTGAAACGCTATTAGTCGAAGCCGCGGGACATGGTTGAAGTAAAGACACTACCGGTacgaaaattcaaattcaaaattcaaatatatttttattcagtaggtaacatagttacactttgaatcgtcaattttacataacgaacgtctcatccgcctaaaactactgcagcttctcacatcctgtatagccggggaaaagaagctgcaagaaaaatctcggcacagggccctagaccttctttaaaaaataaataaaaataaacataaaatattgatatacaattgagtaatttagctgcctaatatcagttctcaggcagttaatcccatgcattcatatcttctaaataatcactaactttatcctcgtaacgccgaagcataattacgatttcgaagtaataaacgacggtggtaccttgaaaaggaccaaatttttgtagtcgtaaaggccgagcacttcaagtacaaattttaaagtgttagagttatccgatcgggttcaaattaagtggagacctatgtaaggatgaatagaagacatttttgaaaaaaatacgttttttttttagttcttccagaaggactcccggtttaagtcactacttttagtaaaatctgaaaaatattattattataaagggttatgtattttttcattaaaatacatacctatttgtacgtcataaatatgtgtatatacttacatatttaaatataaaataagtaacgagttttagtttttatggtgtagtttgtgattagtccctctggaagcacattaggtttttattattaggaaagaaattaattcatggtgtcagttttgatcatcattagaaggaaaaaggaaataaaatgaagacggtagttttttttaataataagatcacgtaagcaagcCAGTCTATAccggtatgatttaatcacatataacaatttaaaaaaatatttgaaaaatatccggacatgacacctaaagtcccttgcaaaggactaaaaaagtttgctttcatattgctaacgatatcgatacgaaattgataaaataactatgtcatgttgttgattattatattacctgcgatttctgaaaataatgtgtatgaaaaactacgaaattcgattattaacttgatttttttttacctcgtcgccgtgtgTGCACCATCTTTACCATtataatgacaaattacgataagtgatacatatttcttttttattaaagcctattcacgaaattgaatgaactagttcatagacaaaatattttttttctcaatcggcgcaaaggtttgaattaaattgacaggcaaagttttggtacttttaaaagtaccttcgttgattattagaacaaactatttcaaaaccttcggcctttatgactacaattatttggtccttctcagaggaccccagggcttacgaggttaaaataaccttttttgtaaagtttttgtttaactactgtcttaaaacagttgaaaggcaaattctgaatgtcaatgggaatcttattgtaaaaatgtatacattgccccttaaaagatttagtaatcttatgtaatcgactgacttgtaaagcaagtttatttaaagaaaaatgaCTTACCGAAATATATGCCAGCATTGATCAAAGATTTCTCACTGAGTGTCAGGTTGATGTCACAGTCGAGTGGAGTTATTACATAGCTCATGCCGGCCATTTCAACAGAACAGTACAGGAATATGAAACAGCCTGATATTAGCACGAGGATATTGAACCAACCATGTCCTggaaataaaaatgatttatcATAGTGTTTAACAGGGTACATAGGCTGTTGTGGAGGGGAAGCtacaaagaaagagaggaaggggaagaagagcttacatggaacagtttaaagagaaggcgaacgtcgtgttttataaggaagtgaaggaattggtctttgatagacaagaacggagaatgctacaccgacaagagcgtggctcttaaattaatgatgataggCTGTTTacaatagtcactgtggtcatgtgattcaccggcttgcttctctaacgggaagcgccagttcgaaccccagtACCGTACTTACACTTAtaagttgttaatttatctcaagttcagttttcactaacacagttggctcgaccattatagacggcgatacggctcacctatcacgttggtctaacagaaagctaggtgagtgggtacttagtacatcttgcgatggatgtatctgtgACTACCGCAATTGTGAtttagtcatgagcttatgttatgtattggcTTCAAGAAAACTGTACTAGATATACCTGTGGCTACAAACGCGTCTTCATAGTTAGCAGTTGTGTGTTGTTCCTCAATTTCGTCATGCATGTTGAATAGATTAATAACAGGTGTAGGTTTTAGATGTAGTTTACATTTTATGGGATGAATGCAGGAAATGCAGAAGTGTAAAC contains:
- the LOC126369969 gene encoding synaptic vesicle 2-related protein-like, whose product is MHDEIEEQHTTANYEDAFVATGHGWFNILVLISGCFIFLYCSVEMAGMSYVITPLDCDINLTLSEKSLINAGIYFGIVGMSILWGLIVDQYGRRKIMLPTLIGTIVTSMLSSICTLFWPMFILRVIVGCLVSASAGTVLVYLGELHSKKHRDVAILIAVASDQINFIIFPGIAWIVISGSWSFNLGPLLVRPWRVFMWVWGIPGIIGTAILFYLPESPRFILAKRGPHAAMPILAKIYAINNKKMPEDYPVTSMTMPSFILMHDTFTGWRKILKDMTQVLRPPMLRCYIITHYCMFITYLLSNGFYMWMPSFINEVIRNPSCPCSMCDIINTKFMKASDWFLDPHDEDDCDGTTNSLMYPISMLMELVYFIPFIVLYYIITKVDITKIYIVIMGVCTIGLVVCFLIKHVIIALLFLIVGLGSGGCVSVITALAVEAFPTKLRALTMCTLYMMGQLGALVGTTAINLMHGFWCNVIFTLFILAMLASGLLLLKYWPSLEKVREEMEHRNFTY